Proteins encoded in a region of the Flavobacteriales bacterium genome:
- a CDS encoding DUF3467 domain-containing protein: MAEEKKGLNIELTEEIAEGIYSNLAIINHSPSEFVIDFIKVMPGVPKAKVKSRIVLTPQHAKRLLKALNDNVSKFEAQHGPIKNVDSPNNIPLSFSGPTAEA; this comes from the coding sequence ATGGCTGAAGAAAAAAAAGGACTTAATATTGAACTTACAGAAGAAATTGCTGAAGGTATATATAGCAACCTTGCTATAATTAACCATTCTCCATCTGAATTTGTAATTGACTTTATTAAAGTAATGCCAGGCGTGCCAAAGGCTAAAGTTAAGTCTAGAATAGTCTTAACCCCTCAGCATGCTAAACGTCTTTTAAAAGCTTTAAATGATAATGTTTCTAAGTTTGAGGCTCAGCATGGGCCAATTAAAAATGTTGATTCTCCGAATAACATTCCGCTGAGTTTCAGTGGGCCAACAGCCGAAGCATAA
- a CDS encoding acyl-CoA desaturase codes for MKTAKFDKNHSKEFIVDLRKSVDEYFKKNNKTRYGNANMVLKSIFMLCLYFVPYALAVSGLVTNQWVYWLLWVCMGVGMAGIGLSIMHDANHGAYSKNQFVNKLFGITLNILGGSAKNWRIQHNRLHHTFTNVHEMDPDVSPMGLLRFSPEAPLKKVHKLQHLYAWFFYGLMTFSWSTNKEFKQLNDFKKDGFITDKEYGPLMLEMVGWKIIYYAYMFVIPYFVIGGISFGFWFVCFFSLHFVAGFILSTIFQTAHIMPECGHPNPNKEGTIENNWAIHQLQTTSNYAPKSRFFSWFVGGLNFQVEHHLFPNICHVHYKNISHIVKEKAKEYNLPYYTQKSYLRALIEHTKMLKNLGKA; via the coding sequence ATGAAGACTGCAAAATTTGATAAAAATCACTCCAAAGAATTTATAGTTGACCTAAGAAAATCTGTCGACGAATATTTCAAGAAAAATAATAAAACAAGATACGGGAATGCCAATATGGTATTAAAAAGCATTTTTATGCTTTGCCTTTATTTTGTTCCTTACGCTTTAGCTGTTTCAGGTCTAGTAACAAACCAGTGGGTTTATTGGTTGTTATGGGTTTGCATGGGAGTTGGCATGGCTGGTATTGGCCTTTCTATTATGCACGATGCAAATCATGGTGCCTACTCAAAAAATCAATTTGTAAACAAACTGTTTGGTATAACCCTAAACATTTTGGGGGGAAGTGCCAAAAATTGGCGAATTCAACATAACAGATTACATCACACATTTACTAATGTTCATGAGATGGACCCCGATGTAAGTCCAATGGGCTTACTTCGATTTTCTCCTGAAGCTCCACTAAAAAAAGTACACAAATTACAACATCTATACGCTTGGTTCTTTTACGGATTAATGACTTTTTCATGGTCAACAAACAAAGAATTTAAACAGCTTAATGATTTTAAAAAAGATGGGTTTATTACAGATAAAGAATACGGACCATTAATGCTTGAAATGGTAGGATGGAAAATTATCTATTATGCCTATATGTTCGTTATTCCATACTTTGTTATAGGAGGTATATCATTTGGGTTTTGGTTTGTTTGCTTTTTTAGCCTTCACTTTGTAGCAGGTTTTATCTTATCTACTATTTTTCAAACTGCTCATATTATGCCAGAATGTGGCCATCCAAATCCTAATAAAGAGGGAACCATTGAAAATAATTGGGCTATACACCAATTACAAACAACTTCAAACTACGCACCAAAAAGTAGATTTTTCTCATGGTTTGTTGGTGGTTTAAATTTCCAGGTTGAACATCATTTATTTCCAAATATATGTCACGTTCACTACAAGAATATTTCGCATATAGTGAAAGAAAAAGCTAAAGAGTACAACTTACCTTATTACACCCAGAAGAGTTACCTTAGAGCTTTAATAGAACATACAAAAATGCTTAAAAATTTAGGTAAAGCTTAA
- a CDS encoding ABC transporter permease, with product MNVSFFIAQRLIGKNEYRFSKPVIRIAITAIALSLTVMLLSIAIITGFQNEITSKVIGFSSHIQVSNFSNGNSYESTLLKNTDSLKTSLSSVEGIKHIQTYATKAGIIKTEEEIQGVVLKGLGNDFEDSFLQSILIEGQIPSFGEATKSKEVVLSLAIARQLNLNVGDDFQMYFIQQPVRVRQFKIAGIYDSGVAEFDDRLVIGDIGHIQKLNKWSSKEAGGLEIQLNSFDNLDEISQLIYSNIGFDLNAKTVIDNNPQLFDWLELQNMNVRVILILMLIVGAINMITALFILILEQTQLIGTLKALGSQNWHIRKVFIYHSLYLILKGIFWGNVVGIGLCLIQKHFQIIELDKSTYYMSFVPIDINILHILALNLGTFTICWLILIIPSYLISKINPIKAIRFE from the coding sequence ATGAATGTATCTTTTTTCATAGCCCAACGACTTATTGGTAAAAACGAATACCGTTTTTCTAAACCTGTAATTCGTATAGCCATCACTGCTATTGCTCTGAGTTTAACGGTTATGTTATTATCGATTGCCATAATCACAGGTTTTCAAAACGAAATTACCAGCAAAGTTATTGGTTTCAGCTCTCATATTCAAGTGAGTAATTTTAGTAATGGAAACTCCTACGAATCTACACTTTTAAAAAACACAGACTCTTTAAAAACATCGCTTTCTAGTGTTGAAGGAATAAAACATATTCAAACCTACGCAACAAAAGCTGGTATTATCAAAACGGAAGAAGAAATTCAAGGTGTAGTATTAAAAGGATTAGGCAACGATTTTGAAGATTCCTTTTTACAATCTATTTTGATAGAAGGGCAAATTCCTTCATTTGGTGAAGCTACAAAGTCAAAAGAGGTTGTGCTATCTCTAGCCATAGCTAGACAATTAAACCTCAATGTAGGTGACGATTTTCAAATGTATTTTATTCAACAACCTGTAAGAGTCCGTCAGTTTAAAATAGCTGGAATATATGATAGTGGTGTGGCCGAATTTGACGATAGACTAGTTATTGGTGATATAGGACATATTCAGAAACTAAACAAGTGGTCGTCTAAAGAGGCTGGAGGTTTAGAAATACAACTTAACTCTTTTGATAATTTAGATGAAATAAGTCAGCTCATCTATTCAAATATAGGATTTGACTTGAATGCCAAAACAGTCATTGACAATAATCCTCAACTCTTCGATTGGCTTGAACTACAAAATATGAACGTTAGAGTTATTCTCATTCTTATGCTTATAGTTGGGGCTATAAATATGATTACCGCCTTGTTCATTCTTATTCTAGAACAAACTCAACTCATAGGAACGCTAAAAGCCTTAGGAAGTCAAAACTGGCATATTAGAAAAGTATTTATTTATCACTCCTTATACCTCATTCTTAAAGGCATTTTTTGGGGTAATGTTGTGGGTATTGGCTTGTGTTTGATACAAAAACATTTCCAAATTATTGAATTGGACAAAAGCACCTATTACATGTCCTTCGTTCCGATAGACATTAATATACTGCATATATTAGCATTGAATTTAGGCACCTTTACAATCTGTTGGTTGATACTGATAATTCCTTCCTATTTAATAAGTAAAATAAATCCCATCAAAGCCATTCGTTTTGAATAA
- a CDS encoding DUF1343 domain-containing protein, which translates to MMRYKIKHLFLCLLVFLQCSCAQETLRLGADQIDKYFPLLDNKSIGVVGNQSSLIGSTHLVDSLLSTKQQVVKVFSPEHGFRGTADAGAHIESGVDEKTGLPIVSLYGNNKKPTANQLQGIDILLFDIQDVGARFYTYISTLHYVMEAAAENSIPLVVLDRPNPNGHYVDGPILDSAYRSFVGMHPIPIVHGITIGEYAQMINGQQWLKNGVQCQLTVITMQGYSRTMPYDLPIKPSPNLPNAQAVNLYPSLCLFEGTNVSVGRGTDLPFQHYGAPYLKNDYFFIPKSGEGAKYPKHEGQKCYGKDLSQFPKLSQLDLSYLIDAYQQSADKDTFFNTFFDKLAGGSDLRLSIIGGKSEEEIRKSWADGLNVFKEQSAPYLIYK; encoded by the coding sequence ATTATGCGCTATAAAATTAAACATTTATTCCTTTGCCTATTGGTCTTTTTGCAGTGCTCTTGTGCGCAAGAAACTTTAAGGCTAGGTGCTGATCAGATAGATAAGTATTTTCCTTTGTTGGATAATAAGTCAATAGGTGTGGTGGGCAATCAAAGTTCTCTAATTGGAAGCACTCACTTAGTAGATAGTTTGTTAAGTACCAAGCAACAGGTCGTTAAAGTGTTTAGCCCTGAGCATGGCTTTAGAGGGACTGCCGATGCAGGGGCTCATATAGAAAGTGGGGTAGACGAAAAAACAGGATTACCTATTGTATCGCTTTATGGAAATAATAAAAAACCAACGGCTAATCAACTGCAAGGGATAGATATTTTACTGTTCGATATACAAGATGTGGGAGCACGATTTTACACCTACATTTCTACTTTGCACTATGTCATGGAAGCGGCGGCTGAAAATAGTATTCCTTTAGTTGTTTTGGATAGGCCCAACCCCAACGGCCACTATGTTGATGGTCCTATTTTAGATTCTGCTTATCGTTCGTTTGTTGGTATGCACCCCATACCTATCGTTCATGGAATTACAATTGGGGAATACGCCCAAATGATTAATGGACAACAATGGTTGAAAAATGGAGTGCAATGTCAATTAACAGTTATTACTATGCAAGGCTATTCTAGAACAATGCCTTATGACCTACCTATTAAGCCATCTCCCAATTTACCCAATGCCCAAGCGGTTAATTTATACCCTTCCTTGTGTTTGTTTGAAGGAACAAATGTAAGTGTCGGTAGAGGGACAGACCTGCCTTTTCAACATTATGGTGCACCTTATTTGAAAAATGATTATTTCTTTATTCCAAAAAGTGGAGAAGGTGCCAAGTACCCCAAGCACGAGGGGCAAAAATGTTATGGTAAAGACCTCAGTCAATTTCCTAAGCTTAGTCAGTTGGATTTATCTTATTTGATAGATGCCTATCAACAATCTGCAGACAAAGACACCTTTTTCAATACTTTCTTTGATAAACTAGCTGGTGGAAGTGATTTAAGACTATCCATTATAGGTGGAAAATCAGAAGAAGAAATTAGAAAAAGTTGGGCTGACGGATTGAACGTGTTTAAAGAGCAGAGTGCCCCATACCTAATCTATAAATAA